From Candidatus Poribacteria bacterium, the proteins below share one genomic window:
- a CDS encoding penicillin-binding protein 2, translating into MSTNKSIKSPKDLSLGAVSNIPFSRITIVWVGLELCLGLLIGRLFLVQYVHGRELRERSENQRNTQVVSQAKRATILDRHGSVFAINQDWISVYADPKVLRDKPDELARKLALLLNVSEARLLSILQQRKRRFVWLKRNIEYERIDDIRRVTKSIYGVGYRTHGKRSYPKDELASHIIGYTNFENRGIDGIEHQYDTYLSTGNRSDRLELQSKKRRVSTDGKRRPIRPPQLYQQGGQYGRSVVLTVDEYIQHITERELIAGCEEWQAKAGSAIVMHSKSGEILALANYPNYNLNHYSRSEESAKRNRAIWMQYEPGSVFKIVTAAALLNEKLMFPDSREYCEMGEYRLSNGHVVHDIRPNAWLTLSEIIAKSSNIGILKAARRLNKEQLEIYTRRFGFSEKTGIDLPYERVGSLRGIRKWDDYTIASVPFGQGISVTPIQVLNALNVIATNGVLLQPYVTRQIIDRDEGLLEQSFPKPIRRVISAETAQAMTQMLVGVTEAGGGLRARVEGYTVAGKTGTAQKAERGQGYVEGKVVATFAGFLPAEDALLSIIVVVDEPADAPFSSRVTAPMFRKIASEAMRYLSQKNLSTQTSTPSYAESQSALH; encoded by the coding sequence ATGTCTACCAATAAGTCTATTAAGAGCCCCAAAGATTTATCTTTGGGAGCAGTCAGCAATATACCTTTTTCCCGGATTACAATCGTATGGGTTGGTTTGGAACTTTGCTTAGGATTATTGATAGGACGTTTGTTTCTAGTCCAATATGTGCATGGCCGGGAGCTGCGCGAACGTTCTGAGAATCAGCGTAACACGCAAGTGGTTTCTCAGGCAAAGCGCGCTACGATTTTGGATCGGCATGGAAGCGTTTTTGCAATCAATCAGGACTGGATCTCGGTCTACGCAGATCCAAAGGTGTTGAGAGATAAGCCTGATGAGCTTGCTCGTAAACTTGCGCTGCTGCTCAACGTTTCAGAAGCTAGACTCTTATCGATACTGCAGCAAAGGAAAAGGCGTTTTGTGTGGCTGAAACGGAATATAGAGTATGAGCGCATTGACGATATCCGCCGAGTCACTAAAAGCATCTATGGGGTCGGATATCGGACCCATGGAAAGCGGTCCTACCCCAAAGACGAACTAGCATCGCATATTATTGGATATACCAATTTTGAAAATAGAGGCATTGACGGGATCGAACATCAATACGATACCTACCTAAGTACGGGTAACAGAAGCGACCGCCTAGAATTACAGTCAAAAAAGAGGCGGGTTAGTACCGATGGCAAGAGACGCCCGATTCGTCCGCCACAACTTTATCAACAAGGGGGTCAATATGGTCGTAGCGTTGTCCTTACGGTTGATGAATATATCCAACATATCACAGAACGGGAACTGATTGCCGGTTGCGAGGAGTGGCAAGCGAAAGCGGGGAGTGCAATAGTTATGCACTCCAAAAGTGGCGAGATTTTAGCATTAGCAAATTATCCGAACTACAACCTCAATCATTACTCAAGGAGCGAAGAGTCAGCCAAACGGAATCGCGCCATCTGGATGCAATACGAACCCGGCTCTGTATTCAAGATCGTCACTGCTGCTGCCCTCCTCAACGAGAAACTGATGTTTCCGGACTCGCGTGAATATTGCGAGATGGGGGAATATCGTTTGTCCAATGGGCATGTCGTTCACGATATTCGACCGAATGCGTGGTTAACGCTCAGCGAAATTATCGCAAAATCCAGTAATATCGGTATCCTCAAGGCTGCAAGGCGGCTTAATAAAGAGCAGTTGGAGATCTATACGCGCCGGTTCGGATTTAGTGAAAAAACCGGTATTGATTTGCCTTACGAACGCGTCGGCAGCTTGAGAGGTATCCGGAAATGGGATGACTACACGATTGCCTCCGTTCCGTTTGGACAAGGGATTTCTGTGACACCGATTCAGGTGTTGAACGCCCTCAACGTCATTGCTACTAATGGCGTGCTGTTACAGCCGTATGTTACTCGGCAAATTATTGATAGGGATGAAGGCCTGCTGGAACAATCTTTCCCCAAGCCGATTCGCCGCGTCATTTCTGCGGAGACCGCGCAGGCAATGACGCAAATGCTTGTCGGGGTGACAGAAGCCGGCGGTGGGCTGAGGGCGCGTGTCGAAGGATATACGGTTGCTGGCAAAACCGGCACAGCGCAGAAAGCGGAACGAGGACAGGGATACGTCGAAGGCAAAGTGGTCGCTACTTTTGCAGGATTTCTTCCGGCGGAGGATGCGTTACTCTCAATTATTGTTGTCGTTGACGAACCGGCGGACGCTCCGTTCAGCAGCCGCGTCACTGCACCAATGTTCCGAAAGATTGCGAGCGAAGCGATGCGCTACCTGAGTCAAAAGAATCTCTCTACCCAAACATCAACCCCAAGCTATGCGGAATCCCAATCGGCGTTGCATTGA
- a CDS encoding cell division protein FtsL, whose translation MKYQKPTPSSKFHPFAYFALAIYIGIFFLSAWFASNQHKVALQMREEFEQRGDQLHNEINRLKIEETRLTSIERIHEVAKDLQMVQPSEQAHVLRAD comes from the coding sequence ATGAAATATCAGAAACCAACTCCATCGTCAAAATTTCATCCCTTTGCATACTTCGCGCTTGCCATTTATATCGGTATCTTTTTTCTGAGTGCATGGTTTGCGTCAAATCAACACAAGGTTGCACTGCAAATGCGTGAGGAATTTGAGCAGCGAGGAGATCAACTCCACAACGAGATCAATAGGCTTAAGATAGAGGAAACAAGGCTCACTTCGATTGAACGGATCCACGAAGTCGCGAAAGATCTTCAGATGGTTCAACCCTCCGAGCAAGCCCATGTACTACGTGCAGATTAA
- the rsmH gene encoding 16S rRNA (cytosine(1402)-N(4))-methyltransferase RsmH, which yields MSEDHIPVLVDEVIQFLQPRNHGFYVDGTVGLGGHAAIILQKSAPQGLLLGIDLDSEALDIAKQRLHEYKERVAFVSDNFAHLDQLPQLHCSGDSQETTIPQVDGILLDLGVSSLQLDTPARGFSFNRSGPLDMRMDASQSLSAARVVNRHPEDVLATIFTQFGQERWSKKIARQIVRARKRKPISTTGQLAELVLDAIPHKSTGWRIHPATRVFQALRIYINDELKNLHSGIHCAAAALKPGGRLCIISFHSLEDRIVKEQFRTLSRACICPPKTPICVCKHTPTLEILTKRPIVPTPDEIRRNPRSRSAKLRVAMKIPESKTLD from the coding sequence ATGAGTGAGGACCACATACCTGTTCTAGTCGATGAAGTGATTCAGTTTTTACAACCGAGAAATCACGGTTTTTATGTGGATGGCACGGTTGGATTGGGCGGTCATGCCGCTATCATTTTGCAAAAGTCTGCACCGCAGGGGTTGCTACTTGGGATTGATTTGGACTCAGAGGCGTTGGATATTGCCAAGCAGAGGCTACATGAATACAAGGAGCGGGTAGCATTTGTTAGTGATAATTTTGCTCACTTAGATCAGCTGCCTCAACTGCATTGCAGTGGAGATTCGCAGGAGACCACGATTCCGCAAGTTGATGGCATTTTACTAGACCTAGGGGTGTCATCTTTGCAGCTTGATACACCGGCAAGAGGGTTTAGTTTCAATCGCTCTGGTCCCTTAGATATGCGGATGGATGCCAGCCAGTCCCTATCCGCAGCGCGCGTCGTGAACCGCCACCCAGAAGACGTGCTCGCAACGATTTTTACGCAATTCGGTCAAGAACGCTGGTCTAAAAAGATTGCGCGCCAGATTGTTCGCGCTCGAAAACGCAAGCCAATCTCAACAACAGGTCAACTGGCTGAACTCGTTCTGGATGCGATTCCCCACAAATCAACGGGTTGGCGCATCCATCCCGCGACAAGGGTTTTTCAGGCGTTAAGAATTTATATTAACGATGAGCTTAAAAACCTGCATTCCGGGATACATTGTGCTGCTGCCGCTTTGAAGCCCGGTGGACGCTTATGCATCATCTCTTTCCATTCTCTTGAGGATCGAATTGTTAAGGAACAGTTTCGCACCCTATCGCGTGCCTGCATCTGCCCACCGAAGACCCCTATTTGTGTGTGTAAGCATACACCTACTCTTGAAATACTGACCAAGCGTCCAATAGTTCCAACCCCCGATGAAATTCGACGTAATCCTCGGTCCCGAAGTGCGAAATTACGGGTTGCGATGAAGATCCCCGAATCTAAAACGCTAGATTGA
- a CDS encoding 5-formyltetrahydrofolate cyclo-ligase: MNQKQERERLRAEVLRKRDSIPPSVRTELSRRIVRYAINWIEENRANAVLIYLSMRSEVETGGLLDYLLTQNKIALAPVMCMKQRDLTPHRIVDAKRDLILHPYGMYQPNKETCPPFPLNQIDLIFVPGVAFDPKGYRIGFLPQCPQAVWIGLAYEVQIVTDTFPQSWDVPLHQILTEDA; the protein is encoded by the coding sequence ATGAACCAGAAACAGGAACGTGAGCGGCTTCGGGCAGAGGTCCTCCGCAAACGGGACAGCATCCCACCAAGTGTGAGGACTGAACTGAGCCGACGGATTGTCCGCTATGCGATCAACTGGATTGAGGAGAACCGAGCCAATGCCGTGCTAATCTACCTCAGTATGCGAAGTGAGGTGGAGACCGGTGGCTTGCTTGATTATCTGTTGACTCAGAATAAAATTGCGCTTGCTCCTGTGATGTGTATGAAGCAGCGAGACCTAACACCGCACCGTATTGTAGATGCGAAAAGAGATCTTATTCTCCATCCATACGGTATGTACCAGCCGAATAAAGAGACTTGCCCTCCTTTTCCTTTGAACCAGATCGATTTAATCTTTGTTCCCGGCGTTGCTTTTGATCCCAAGGGTTACCGCATCGGATTCCTGCCACAATGTCCGCAAGCAGTTTGGATTGGGTTAGCTTACGAAGTGCAAATTGTGACAGATACCTTTCCGCAGTCTTGGGACGTTCCCCTGCATCAAATCCTCACAGAGGATGCGTGA
- a CDS encoding sigma-54-dependent Fis family transcriptional regulator, whose amino-acid sequence MKVLVVDDEKIKLITLRDDLREANYDTIAVESPAIGLQLVQNEHFDVLVTDLRLPKMHGIEFLKRVQKEQPHIIVIVMTAYASVETAVEAMKFGAYNYIKKPFSSEELIQMLDKLKMLHGRDKQRSQLKVPVKGRSPYHHIIGKSQAIQDLFDLLENVSDTQSTVLIYGEHGTGKTLVAKSIHFNSARRLHPFRIVSCSGMSTETLDRELFGDKQTENGFGRKGTLFLQDIDALPIALQVKFLRALEGQQLNLDRSAQREDVRIIAATTKNLRTKVQIGEFRDDLFYRLNVVPIFLPPLRERVADIPLLINHFLDLFLPNTSIHIAPEAVEVLAAYPWPGNVRELENVIERLVTVGDGADITTDNIPLELKLPVQVSLDETLSEISFQEIIRSTERELIGWAMKKAKGNKTQAAKLLKMKPSTFRDTLAKYLDQIEWQA is encoded by the coding sequence TTGAAAGTACTGGTTGTTGATGATGAAAAAATCAAATTAATTACATTACGCGATGATTTGCGTGAGGCGAACTACGATACTATTGCGGTGGAGTCTCCAGCGATTGGACTCCAACTTGTGCAGAACGAACATTTCGATGTTCTTGTCACAGATTTGCGCCTACCGAAGATGCACGGAATTGAATTTCTCAAACGTGTCCAGAAGGAGCAGCCCCATATTATTGTGATTGTCATGACCGCTTATGCGAGCGTCGAAACTGCTGTGGAAGCGATGAAATTTGGGGCGTATAACTATATCAAGAAACCTTTTTCCAGTGAGGAACTGATTCAGATGCTGGATAAACTGAAAATGCTCCACGGCAGAGATAAACAGCGTTCACAACTAAAGGTTCCTGTGAAAGGACGTTCTCCATACCATCATATTATTGGGAAAAGCCAAGCGATACAAGACCTCTTTGACCTGCTTGAAAATGTCTCCGACACCCAGAGCACTGTGCTAATCTACGGTGAACATGGCACAGGCAAGACGCTCGTTGCAAAATCAATTCATTTCAACAGTGCGCGCAGACTCCACCCTTTTAGGATCGTAAGTTGCTCAGGCATGTCTACCGAAACGTTAGATCGAGAGCTATTTGGAGACAAACAGACAGAAAACGGGTTTGGGCGTAAAGGGACGCTTTTTCTTCAGGATATTGATGCCCTTCCGATTGCACTACAGGTCAAATTCCTACGGGCACTAGAGGGGCAGCAGCTGAACCTAGACAGGAGCGCACAAAGGGAAGATGTGCGAATTATTGCTGCGACGACCAAGAATTTGCGTACGAAGGTTCAGATTGGGGAATTTCGAGACGATCTCTTCTACCGTCTAAACGTAGTCCCGATTTTTCTACCACCGTTGCGCGAGCGGGTCGCGGATATTCCCCTTTTGATTAATCACTTTTTAGATCTATTCTTGCCCAATACCTCTATCCACATCGCTCCCGAAGCTGTCGAGGTGCTCGCAGCATATCCGTGGCCCGGCAATGTTCGCGAATTAGAAAACGTAATCGAACGACTGGTAACGGTTGGAGATGGGGCGGATATTACCACCGACAATATTCCGCTTGAGTTGAAATTACCGGTACAGGTCAGTTTAGATGAGACATTGAGTGAAATCTCCTTCCAAGAGATTATCCGGTCGACAGAGCGTGAACTGATCGGTTGGGCGATGAAAAAAGCAAAGGGGAACAAAACGCAAGCCGCAAAACTGCTCAAAATGAAACCCTCAACCTTCCGTGATACTCTTGCCAAGTATCTTGACCAGATCGAATGGCAGGCGTGA